The Pseudomonas sp. TH06 genome contains the following window.
GGCCGATGCGTTGATGTCGAAAGACTTCAACCACACGGGCAAGTCGATGCGCAAATGGGCGCTGGGCAGCATGGCCTCTTCGTACATTCGCCTGAAATTCTCCGACTCGCATCCGCTGGCGCAGCATCAGCAGGAAGCGCAGGTGATCGAAGCCTGGTTCAGCAAAATGGCTGACCAAGTCGTCAGCGACTGGGACAACCTGCCGCTGGAAAAAACCAACAACCACTCGTACTGGGCGGCGTGGTCGGTGATGGCGACTTCCGTCGCAACCAACCGCCGCGACCTGTTCGATTGGGCGGTCAAGGAATACAAGGTCGGTGCCAATCAGGTAGATGCCGACGGCTTCCTGCCAAACGAACTCAAGCGCCAGCAACGCGCCCTCGCCTATCACAACTACGCCCTGCCGCCGCTGGCGATGATCGCCAGTTTCGCCCAGGTCAACGGTGTCGATCTGCGCCAGGAAAACAACGGCGCGCTGAAGCGTCTGGGTGATCGGGTGTTGTCGGGGGTGAAAGACCCGGAAGAGTTCGAGAAGAAGAACGGCAAAGAGCAGGACATGACCGACTTGAAAGAGGACATGAAATTCGCCTGGCTCGAACCGTTCTGCACTCTCTACACCTGCCCGGCGGATGTGATCGAGAAGAAGCGCGGCATGCAGCCGTTCAAGACCTTCCGCCTCGGCGGCGACCTGACCAAGGTCTACGACCCGTCCCATGAAAAGGGCAACAAGGGTTCGTAAGGCAAAACCCTGTAGGAGTGAGCCTGCTCGCGATCCGGTCTGACATTCAACATTGATGTCGACTGACACGCCCTCATCGCGAGCAGGCTCACTCCTACAGGGGGTCAGTGTCAGGTTTTAGATTTGTGAGTTGGCCCTCCAGTTTTACGTGGGGGGTTTGGGGGGGCTTTGGCCCTTGACTGTTGGTTCAAACATGGAGAGATCGGGATGGTATTTTCATCCAACGTGTTCCTGTTTCTGTTCTTGCCGATCTTTCTCGGCTTGTACTACTTGAGCGGGCAACGCTATCGCAACCTGCTGCTGCTGATCGCCAGCTACGTGTTCTACGCCTGGTGGCGCGTGGACTTCCTCGCGCTGTTCGCCGCCGTCACGCTGTGGAATTACTGGATCGGCCTCAAAGTCGGTGCCGCCGGCGTCAGGACCAAACCGGCGCAGCGCTGGCTGCTGCTCGGTGTGGCAGTCGACCTGTGCATCCTCGGCTACTTCAAGTACGCCAACTTCGGCGTCGACAGCATCAACGCGATGATGACGTCGGTCGGTCTTGAGCCGTTCATCCTCACCCACGTACTGCTGCCGATCGGTATCTCGTTCTACATCTTCGAATCGATCAGCTACATCATCGACGTGTATCGCGGCGACACCCCGGCCACGCGCAACCTGATCGACTTCGCGGCGTTCGTGGCGATCTTCCCGCACTTGATTGCAGGCCCGGTTCTGCGTTTTCGCGACCTCGCCGATCAGTTCAACAACCGCACACACACCCTCGATAAATTCTCCGAGGGCTGCACGCGGTTCATGCAGGGTTTCATCAAAAAGGTCTTCATCGCCGACACCCTCGCCGTCGTTGCCGACCATTGCTTTGCCCTGCAAAACCCGACCACGGGCGACGCCTGGCTCGGCGCGCTGGCCTACACCGCGCAGCTGTATTTCGACTTCTCCGGTTACAGCGACATGGCCATCGGTCTGGGCTTGATGATGGGTTTCCGCTTCATGGAAAACTTCAAACAGCCGTACATCAGCCAGTCGATCACCGAGTTCTGGCGCCGCTGGCACATCAGCCTGTCGACCTGGCTGCGTGACTATCTGTACATCACCCTCGGCGGTAACCGTAAAGGCACGCTGATGACCTATCGCAACCTGTTCCTGACCATGCTGCTCGGCGGTCTGTGGCACGGCGCGAACATCACTTACATCGTCTGGGGCGCCTGGCACGGCATGTGGCTGGCGATTGAAAAAGCGCTGGGCCTGAACACCTCGCCGCGCAGCCTCAACCCGATCCGCTGGGCGCTGACTTTCCTGCTGGTGGTCATGGGCTGGGTGATCTTCCGTGCCGAGAACCTGCACGTTGCCGGGCGCATGTACGGCGCGATGTTCAGCTTCGGCGACTGGTCGCTGTCGGAACTCAATCAGGCCAGCCTCACCGGTCTGCAAGTGGCGACGCTGGTAGTGGCGTACGTAACGCTGGCGTTCTTCGGTCTGCGTGATCTGTACACCAACCAGCCGCCGGCCAAGGTCAAACCTGAAGTCAACGTCGAGGCCAACGGCCCAGCGACGGCGACCCCGGGAATGATCAAGGCAGCGCCTGGCGAAAATCCGGCGAGCATCCACGAGCCTGGCTACACCGTCGGCGTCGAAGCCCAGGTGCAACCGGCCTACTGGACGGCGGACTGGTCACGCTACGTGATGCGCGGGCTGATCCTGCTGCTGTTCATCGCCTCGATTCTCAAACTCTCGGCGCAAAGCTTCTCGCCGTTCCTTTACTTCCAGTTCTGAGGGATCTGACATGACCCGCTCATTACGCATCTTCTACATCGCCCTGTTCCTGGTGACCCTGTTGGTCCTCGGTCTGTGGTCGGTACGCAGCTTCTTCGGCTTCAGCACCAACGCTGATGCAACGGTGCTCAACGGCCGCTGGACCAAGGCTGTGGAAACGCACTACGACGATGAATTCCCGATCAAGCGCCTGGGTACCAACCTCTGGGCCGCGCTGGATTTCAAACTGTTCAACGAAGGTCGTCCGGGCGTGGTGCTCGGTCGCGATCAGTGGTTGTACAGCGATGAGGAATTCAACCCGATCGTCAACGAAGAACTGAACTTGCAAGGCAACTACGCGCTGGTCGAAGGCGTGCGCCAGACCCTCAAAGCGAAAGGCGTGAAACTGGTGATGGCGATTGTGCCGGCCAAGGTTCGTCTGTACCCGGAGCATCTGGGTGAAGTGAAACCGGCGAGCATCCACGCCAACCTTTATCAGGATTTCCACAACCGCGTGGCGGCCGACAAGATCCTCGCCCCTGACCTGCTCAAGCCCTTCCAACAGGCCAAGCAGAACGGTGAGCAAGTGTTCCTGCGTACCGACACGCACTGGACGCCGGAAGGCGCCGAGATTGCGGCAAACACCCTGGCGAAAACCATCGCCGACAAGTTCCCGCTCAGCGGCGAGCCGCAGCGCTTCGTTACCACGCCGGCCGAGAAGGTCACGCACAAGGGCGATCTGCGCTTGTTCCTGCCGCTCGATCCGCTGTTCGAAAACCTGATGCCGGCGCAAGAGCCACTGCAAAAGCGCAACACCGTCGCAGCCGGCGATCAGCCTGCCGGTGACGACGCGCTGTTCGCCAGCAATGAAGTGCCGGTGGCACTGGTCGGCACCAGCTACAGCGCCAACCCCAACTGGAACTTCGTCGGCGCGCTGAAACAAGCGCTGCACAGCGACGTGGTGAGCTACGCCGAAGACGGCCACGGGCCGATCCTGCCGATGCTCAGCTACCTGAAAAGCGATGACTTCAAGAACAGCCCGCCACAGGTGCTGATCTGGGAGTTTCCTGAACGATATCTGCCTGTGAACAACGAAATCGGCGACGCCGACCCGCAGTGGGTCGCAGAGCTTAAACAAGCCGGCGCGCGCCAACAAAACGTAGCAATCAACACTAAATCCGAGACGCCCGATCGGGCGCAAAACTGAAAGAGAGGTAACACCATGACTTTCACGACTACTCCTCGTCGTCTCGCTAAAAGCTTCGCTCTGGTTGCTGGCCTCAGCGTGCTCTCCGTCCAGGCTTTCGCCGGTGGCGATGCCGCCCTCTACGGGCCGACCGCACCGAAAGGCTCGACCTTTGTGCGGGTCTACAACGCCAGCAACGCTGAAATCAGCGCCACTGTCGGCAGCACCAATCTGAGCGACGTTGCGCCACTGGCCAGCAGCGACTTCAGCTTCATGCCGGGCGGCGACTACAGCGCCAAGGTCGGCAGCCAGACCCTGCCGGTAAAACTCGCCGGTGACCATTACTACACCCTGGTCAACAACGCTTCCGGCGCGCCGCAACTGATCGAAGAGCCGCCGTTCAAGAACAAGCAGAAATCCCTGGTGCGTGTGCAGAACCTCAGCGACAAGCCGCTGACCCTGAAAACCGCCGACGGCAAGACCGACGTGGTGCCGAACGTCGCCGCCAAGGGCCGTGGCGAACGCGAAATCAACCCGGTGAAAGTCAGCCTGGCGCTGTACGAAGGCGACAAGAAAGTCGGCGACGTGAAGCCGGTCGCGCTGGAGCGCGGTGAAGCGGCGGTGCTGTACGTCACCGGTTCCGGCAGCAGCCTGTCGCCAGTCTGGGTGAAACGCCCGGTATCGACTCGCTAACACATTTCCTGAACTGACCCGGCTCCCTTTGTAGGAGTGAGCCTGCTCGCGATATCGGTTTCACATTCACCGAATGTGTTGATTGACCCACCGCAATCGCGAGCAGGCTCACTCCTACAGGGGACCGAAGCGAGAGTTCGGATACGAGACAAAAACAAGAGTGAAACGACACAGCGTTCGTGCCTCTAACCAATCGATTTTATGGAGTAAACAATATGATTCCGGTGATCTTGTCAGGTGGTAGCGGTTCACGTCTTTGGCCGCTTTCGCGTAAGCAGTTCCCTAAGCAATTCCTCGCCCTGACCGGTGAACACACGCTGTTCCAGCAAACCCTCGAGCGCCTGGTGTTCGAAGGCATGGACACGCCGATCGTGGTCTGCAACAAGGATCACCGCTTCATCGTCAACGAGCAGTTGGCCAACCGTAAACTGGAATGCCAGCGCATCCTGATGGAACCGTTCGGCCGCAACACCGCGCCCGCCGTGGCGCTGACCGCAATGATGCTGGTCAACGAAGGTCGCGACGAGCTGATGCTGGTACTGCCGGCCGACCACGTGCTGGAAGATCAGAAAGCCCTGCAACGCGCCCTCGCCCTGGCCACCGTCGCCGCCGAAAACGGCGAAATGGTGCTGTTCGGCGTGCCGGCAACCAAACCGGAAACCGGTTACGGTTACATCAAATCCACCGCTGATTCGCTGCTGCCCGAAGGCGTCAGCCGCGTCTCGCACTTCGTCGAAAAACCCGACGTCAAACGTGCCACCGAGTACGTGCAATCCGGCGGTTATTTCTGGAACAGCGGCATGTTCCTGTTCCGCGCCAGCCGTTTTCTCGAAGAGCTGAAAAAGCACGATCCGGACATCTACGACACCTGCCTGCTGACCCTGGAGCGCAGTGAGCAGGACAACGACACCATCACCTTCGACGAAGCCACCTTCGCCTGCTGCCCGGACAACTCCATCGATTACTCGGTGATGGAAAAAACCCAGCGCGCCTGCGTCGTGCCATTGAGCGCCGGCTGGAGCG
Protein-coding sequences here:
- a CDS encoding mannuronate-specific alginate lyase: MRNPKLKSLLAPTLLSLAMFAGATQAAAPLRPPQGYFAPVDKFKTGDKSEGCDAMPAPYTGPLQFRSKYEGSDKARSTLNVQSEKAFRDTTKDITTLERGTAKRVMQFMRDGRPEQLDCTLNWLTAWAKADALMSKDFNHTGKSMRKWALGSMASSYIRLKFSDSHPLAQHQQEAQVIEAWFSKMADQVVSDWDNLPLEKTNNHSYWAAWSVMATSVATNRRDLFDWAVKEYKVGANQVDADGFLPNELKRQQRALAYHNYALPPLAMIASFAQVNGVDLRQENNGALKRLGDRVLSGVKDPEEFEKKNGKEQDMTDLKEDMKFAWLEPFCTLYTCPADVIEKKRGMQPFKTFRLGGDLTKVYDPSHEKGNKGS
- a CDS encoding MBOAT family protein encodes the protein MVFSSNVFLFLFLPIFLGLYYLSGQRYRNLLLLIASYVFYAWWRVDFLALFAAVTLWNYWIGLKVGAAGVRTKPAQRWLLLGVAVDLCILGYFKYANFGVDSINAMMTSVGLEPFILTHVLLPIGISFYIFESISYIIDVYRGDTPATRNLIDFAAFVAIFPHLIAGPVLRFRDLADQFNNRTHTLDKFSEGCTRFMQGFIKKVFIADTLAVVADHCFALQNPTTGDAWLGALAYTAQLYFDFSGYSDMAIGLGLMMGFRFMENFKQPYISQSITEFWRRWHISLSTWLRDYLYITLGGNRKGTLMTYRNLFLTMLLGGLWHGANITYIVWGAWHGMWLAIEKALGLNTSPRSLNPIRWALTFLLVVMGWVIFRAENLHVAGRMYGAMFSFGDWSLSELNQASLTGLQVATLVVAYVTLAFFGLRDLYTNQPPAKVKPEVNVEANGPATATPGMIKAAPGENPASIHEPGYTVGVEAQVQPAYWTADWSRYVMRGLILLLFIASILKLSAQSFSPFLYFQF
- a CDS encoding alginate O-acetyltransferase is translated as MTRSLRIFYIALFLVTLLVLGLWSVRSFFGFSTNADATVLNGRWTKAVETHYDDEFPIKRLGTNLWAALDFKLFNEGRPGVVLGRDQWLYSDEEFNPIVNEELNLQGNYALVEGVRQTLKAKGVKLVMAIVPAKVRLYPEHLGEVKPASIHANLYQDFHNRVAADKILAPDLLKPFQQAKQNGEQVFLRTDTHWTPEGAEIAANTLAKTIADKFPLSGEPQRFVTTPAEKVTHKGDLRLFLPLDPLFENLMPAQEPLQKRNTVAAGDQPAGDDALFASNEVPVALVGTSYSANPNWNFVGALKQALHSDVVSYAEDGHGPILPMLSYLKSDDFKNSPPQVLIWEFPERYLPVNNEIGDADPQWVAELKQAGARQQNVAINTKSETPDRAQN
- a CDS encoding alginate O-acetyltransferase AlgF, which encodes MTFTTTPRRLAKSFALVAGLSVLSVQAFAGGDAALYGPTAPKGSTFVRVYNASNAEISATVGSTNLSDVAPLASSDFSFMPGGDYSAKVGSQTLPVKLAGDHYYTLVNNASGAPQLIEEPPFKNKQKSLVRVQNLSDKPLTLKTADGKTDVVPNVAAKGRGEREINPVKVSLALYEGDKKVGDVKPVALERGEAAVLYVTGSGSSLSPVWVKRPVSTR
- a CDS encoding mannose-1-phosphate guanylyltransferase/mannose-6-phosphate isomerase, whose amino-acid sequence is MIPVILSGGSGSRLWPLSRKQFPKQFLALTGEHTLFQQTLERLVFEGMDTPIVVCNKDHRFIVNEQLANRKLECQRILMEPFGRNTAPAVALTAMMLVNEGRDELMLVLPADHVLEDQKALQRALALATVAAENGEMVLFGVPATKPETGYGYIKSTADSLLPEGVSRVSHFVEKPDVKRATEYVQSGGYFWNSGMFLFRASRFLEELKKHDPDIYDTCLLTLERSEQDNDTITFDEATFACCPDNSIDYSVMEKTQRACVVPLSAGWSDVGCWSSLWEVNEKDANGNVSKGDVVIQDSKNCMIHGNGKLVSVIGLENIVVVETKDAMMIAHKDKVQGVKQMVATLNEQGRSETQNHCEVYRPWGSYDSVDMGGRFQVKHISVKPGACLSLQMHHHRAEHWIVVSGTAEVTCDENVFLLCENQSTYIPIASVHRLRNPGKIPLEIIEVQSGSYLGEDDIERFEDIYGRSTPIERGVSVKTIAQ